Proteins from a genomic interval of Lycium ferocissimum isolate CSIRO_LF1 chromosome 2, AGI_CSIRO_Lferr_CH_V1, whole genome shotgun sequence:
- the LOC132047872 gene encoding putative F-box protein At1g49610: MGDQDQSPGSSVDVGGLILENPPQKNVKIETETGSIDWISKLPDALIVRILSLLPITDACKTTILSKRWQNLWTCIHNFIYNQKHDYSDSSTVNKFISFIDNVLPLLNCSSFKRFHLEFSFNYDDGMSYGPKIDELLEFAVNKNVEELHLNTWYIHEVAEYDLSYSLPQVLCSSSSILKIECMDCRISEDCVLNWTSLKSLSLGYLYLRDEQIEQIMSNCPQLESLQLCGFCIFHRLHITSPKCRRLELIDHAHSDGDWGSLEDPCGACCFEIVAPYVQHLEISGNFDRTEIRLEDLSSLIHADLTFYQDDVICETIAEDLLVSVRFANELTISSWFIKVISDLMLEEEDVSLPELECKWLTISSCIPKGSFPGIDNLLRSTPYLENLMMFPDTLYKKCFWWEDIDLLGDSYLSLQENIFKVSLQNLKNIKVISPFGSCCPRADTTELPQFLKFLLEHAMNLEKLVIEPPHKGCNICSTNISKLRKNLLAFPRTSNSAVVSLG; the protein is encoded by the exons ATGGGCGACCAAGACCAATCCCCTGGCAGTTCTGTTGATGTTGGAGGCCTGATTCTTGAAAATCCACCTCAGAAAAATGTGAAGATTGAGACAGAAACTGGCAGCATCGATTGGATTAGTAAGCTTCCTGATGCTCTTATTGTCCGAATTCTTTCTCTATTGCCTATAACTGATGCCTGTAAAACAACTATTCTCTCTAAACGTTGGCAAAACCTCTGGACTTGTATCCACAACTTTATTTATAATCAGAAGCACGATTATTCAGACAGCTCGACAGTGAACAAATTCATTTCCTTCATTGACAATGTACTACCTCTCCTTAACTGCTCTAGCTTTAAAAGGTTCCATCTAGAATTCTCATTCAACTATGATGATGGCATGTCTTATGGTCCCAAAATTGACGAGTTGCTTGAATTTGCTGTGAATAAAAATGTTGAGGAGCTTCACCTGAATACATGGTATATTCATGAAGTAGCTGAATATGACCTATCCTATAGCTTGCCACAAGTTCTCTGCAGCAGCTCATCCATTCTAAAAATCGAGTGCATGGATTGCAGAATATCAGAAGATTGTGTACTAAATTGGACATCCCTGAAGAGTTTATCGCTTGGATATTTGTATCTCAGGGATGAACAAATTGAACAAATAATGTCGAATTGTCCTCAATTGGAATCTTTGCAGCTATGTGGCTTTTGTATTTTTCATCGTTTGCACATAACTTCTCCAAAATGTAGGCGACTGGAACTGATCGATCACGCTCATTCTGATGGAGATTGGGGTTCATTGGAGGATCCTTGTGGTGCTTGTTGCTTCGAAATTGTTGCTCCATATGTTCAACATTTAGAGATTTCTGGGAATTTTGATCGTACGGAAATTAGGCTCGAAGACTTGTCATCTTTGATCCATGCCGATCTTACTTTCTACCAAGATGATGTAATTTGCGAAACCATAGCGGAAGATCTTTTGGTAAGCGTACGTTTTGCTAATGAGCTAACGATCTCATCCTGGTTTATCAAG GTGATTTCCGATTTGATGTTGGAAGAGGAAGACGTCTCCTTACCAGAGCTGGAGTGCAAGTGGTTGACGATAAGTTCTTGTATTCCAAAAGGTTCCTTCCCCGGTATAGACAACCTCTTAAGATCGACTCCGTATCTGGAGAATTTGATGATGTTTCCTGATACGCTG TACAAAAAATGTTTTTGGTGGGAAGACATTGATTTGCTGGGAGACAGCTACCTCTCCTTGCAAGAAAACATATTCAAAGTTTCCTTACAGAATTTGAAGAACATAAAGGTTATTTCACCATTTGGTAGTTGTTGCCCCAGAGCTGACACAACAGAGCTCCCTCAATTCTTGAAGTTTTTGCTTGAGCATGCAATGAATCTAGAGAAACTGGTTATAGAGCCACCGCACAAGGGGTGCAACATCTGTTCTACTAATATCTCAAAACTTAGAAAGAATTTGTTAGCTTTTCCAAGAACTTCTAATAGTGCAGTCGTTTCCTTAGGATGA